A single genomic interval of Aegicerativicinus sediminis harbors:
- the rpoN gene encoding RNA polymerase factor sigma-54: MLKQHLQLKLSQKLSPQQIQLMKLIQLPTQAFEQRLKQELEENPALEGGKETPEDYDDQYDDLGSSEDDFNDNETIEADDINVDDYLSDDDIPEYRTQANNYSSDDEEKNVPYAAGTSFTQHLTNQLRTFRLSDEEMDIAEFLVGSVDESGYIRRNLADIVDDLAFTQNIYTDLDTVKKVLNKVHQLDPAGVGARNLQECLAIQLHRKEKNADIELAIDIIENAFEQFTKKHYKKLLQKFDITEVQLRDAIQEIERLNPKPGGSYSGNTRMVEHVVPDFAIRIVDGELELTLNGRNAPELHVSREYSDMLKGYKSSKDKSKSQKDAVLFIKQKLDAAKWFIEAIKQRQQTLFITMSAIMNYQKEYFLTGDERNLRPMILKDIADEIEMDVSTVSRVANSKYVDTPYGTKLVKEFFSESMTNDQGEEVSTREIKKILETVIEEEDKRKPLTDEKLAKILKDKGYPIARRTVAKYREQLDIPVARLRKKI; encoded by the coding sequence GAAGTTGATTCAATTGCCTACACAGGCTTTTGAACAACGGTTAAAACAAGAATTAGAAGAAAATCCCGCACTTGAAGGGGGCAAAGAGACTCCTGAGGATTACGATGATCAATATGACGATTTGGGCTCCTCCGAAGATGATTTTAATGATAATGAAACTATTGAAGCGGATGATATAAATGTTGATGACTATTTAAGCGACGATGACATCCCTGAATACCGTACCCAAGCTAACAATTATAGCAGCGATGATGAAGAAAAAAATGTCCCCTATGCTGCTGGTACTTCGTTTACACAGCATTTAACAAACCAATTACGAACCTTTCGTCTATCTGACGAAGAAATGGATATTGCCGAATTTTTGGTAGGTAGTGTAGATGAAAGTGGGTATATCCGAAGAAACTTGGCGGATATTGTTGATGATCTGGCTTTCACCCAAAATATTTACACAGATTTAGATACTGTAAAAAAAGTACTTAATAAAGTCCATCAATTAGATCCTGCAGGTGTTGGGGCAAGAAATCTCCAAGAATGTCTGGCTATTCAATTGCATAGAAAAGAAAAGAATGCCGATATTGAACTTGCAATTGATATAATAGAAAACGCCTTCGAGCAATTCACCAAAAAGCATTACAAAAAATTGCTTCAAAAATTTGATATCACTGAGGTTCAACTGAGAGATGCAATACAAGAGATTGAGAGGTTGAACCCAAAACCTGGTGGATCGTATTCTGGGAATACCAGAATGGTTGAACATGTTGTCCCAGATTTCGCAATTCGCATTGTAGATGGGGAATTGGAACTTACCTTAAATGGAAGAAATGCTCCTGAACTGCATGTTTCAAGAGAGTATTCTGATATGCTTAAAGGCTATAAAAGCTCAAAGGACAAATCGAAATCCCAAAAGGACGCTGTACTTTTCATAAAGCAAAAATTAGATGCTGCTAAATGGTTTATTGAGGCAATTAAACAGCGACAGCAAACTCTGTTTATAACAATGAGCGCAATTATGAATTACCAAAAGGAATATTTCCTTACTGGTGATGAGCGAAACCTAAGGCCAATGATTTTAAAAGATATCGCCGACGAAATAGAAATGGACGTGTCGACGGTTTCACGTGTGGCCAATAGTAAATATGTTGATACACCTTATGGCACCAAGCTCGTTAAGGAATTCTTTTCTGAATCTATGACTAATGACCAAGGTGAAGAAGTTTCAACACGAGAGATTAAGAAAATACTGGAAACAGTTATTGAAGAGGAAGACAAAAGAAAACCACTAACGGACGAAAAGTTAGCGAAGATTTTAAAGGATAAAGGTTATCCTATAGCGAGAAGAACCGTTGCCAAATACAGGGAGCAGTTAGATATTCCTGTTGCACGCCTACGTAAAAAGATATGA
- a CDS encoding ExbD/TolR family protein, whose protein sequence is MSKFKKKKSGDLPAISTASLPDIVFMLLFFFMVATVMRENTLMIKNELPSATEVEKLEKKDLVSYIYIGKPSDRYQSKYGTEARVQLNDKFADVSEVQAFIAQERAAMREELIPFLTVALKVDKESNMGIVGDVKQELRKANALKINYTTRQGDISNNQ, encoded by the coding sequence ATGTCTAAATTCAAGAAGAAAAAATCAGGAGATTTACCGGCTATTTCAACGGCTTCTTTACCAGATATCGTTTTTATGCTTTTATTCTTCTTTATGGTTGCAACGGTAATGCGTGAAAATACGCTGATGATTAAGAACGAATTGCCAAGCGCTACTGAAGTTGAAAAATTAGAGAAAAAAGATTTGGTTAGCTATATCTATATAGGTAAACCAAGTGACAGATATCAAAGTAAATATGGAACAGAGGCTCGTGTCCAGTTAAATGATAAGTTTGCAGATGTAAGCGAGGTTCAGGCTTTCATTGCTCAGGAGAGAGCTGCCATGCGTGAGGAGTTAATACCATTTTTAACCGTTGCGCTGAAAGTTGATAAAGAATCTAATATGGGAATCGTTGGAGACGTAAAACAAGAATTACGAAAAGCCAATGCCTTAAAAATTAATTATACAACAAGGCAAGGTGATATTTCCAACAACCAATAA
- a CDS encoding porin family protein — protein sequence MDTLVVDPLYREDQFYASLTYNLLINRPEFVSQNGFSGGLHFGFIRDMPVNERRNLALGIGLGMSINSYNQNISIFNDNDEIFYGILDGENFDYTTNRFTNYLIEVPIEFRWRTSTMYTYDFWRIYTGIKFGYVFYNVYKFRSDIGDFTLKNNPDTSKFQYGLTLSVGYSTINFNFYYGLNTLFSDVDFGDGNLDVTTLKFGLMFYIL from the coding sequence GTGGATACATTAGTAGTTGATCCATTATATAGAGAGGATCAATTCTACGCTTCCTTAACTTACAATTTGCTTATCAACAGACCAGAATTCGTTTCCCAAAATGGGTTTTCAGGAGGTCTTCATTTCGGTTTTATCAGAGATATGCCAGTTAATGAAAGACGAAACCTTGCCTTAGGTATTGGTCTAGGGATGTCTATTAATTCCTACAATCAAAATATATCCATCTTCAATGATAACGATGAAATATTCTACGGTATACTGGATGGAGAAAATTTCGACTATACCACCAATCGATTTACGAATTATTTGATTGAGGTTCCCATAGAATTTAGATGGCGGACTTCAACCATGTATACTTACGATTTTTGGAGAATATATACTGGAATCAAATTTGGGTATGTTTTTTATAACGTTTATAAATTTAGAAGTGATATCGGCGATTTTACCCTTAAAAATAATCCTGACACCTCCAAATTTCAGTATGGGCTAACTTTGAGCGTCGGTTATTCTACCATTAATTTTAATTTCTATTATGGATTGAATACGCTTTTTTCAGATGTTGACTTCGGAGATGGAAATCTTGATGTTACCACCCTTAAATTTGGGTTGATGTTCTATATTTTATAG